The proteins below come from a single Tenuifilum thalassicum genomic window:
- a CDS encoding LTA synthase family protein, with protein MINEFKNYFSDIKLRGNIYLMLIWRFTLVMLIFSVCRVLFYLFNTDFFANVTLSSFLRMMAGGLWFDSSALIYTNLLYLFIYLLPFTFRYNRWVEKTLKYLYVITNSIAIGANLADIIYFRFTLRRTTSTLFSEFKHESNFGSLIPKFIADYWYIFLIWVALTAVLVIFYGKVKPIKKGKGSQYHFVYGLNGLVLMLLFATLMVGGMRGGFRHSTRPITLSNAGQYVSEPLEAAIVLNTPFAIYRTLGKKSLHKVDFYSSKEELNSIYTPVHHPQTADSLKRMNVVIFILESFGREYIGAYNTHLRDSLGYKGFTPFLDSLINHSLWYRYAFGNGRKSIDGMPSVLASIPMFVEPYFLTSYSTNKINSIASLLRSEGYHTAYFHGAPNGSMGFQAFANVAGFEEYYGMTEYNNPDDFDGMWGIWDEEFFQFFAKTINGFKQPFCAALFSVSSHHPFKIPERYQGKFPKGTLPIHQCIAYTDYSLKRFFQTASKMDWFKNTLFVITADHPNQSQFKEYQSSAGAFSVPLLFYTPNGSLVGRKDELAQQIDIMPSVLGYLNYNKPFVAFGRNLFDKESKPFVVNYTNNSYQLLMDDYVMVFDGNQTKGLYSYKSDILMKENLKDKLPDVVEKMEHFLKAVIQQYNSRMIEDKLTQVD; from the coding sequence ATGATTAATGAGTTTAAAAACTATTTTTCTGATATAAAACTCAGGGGTAATATCTACTTGATGCTTATTTGGCGTTTCACCCTTGTCATGTTAATTTTTTCTGTTTGCCGAGTACTATTCTACCTGTTTAACACCGATTTTTTTGCTAACGTTACTCTTAGTAGCTTTCTAAGAATGATGGCAGGTGGCTTATGGTTCGATTCAAGCGCGTTGATATATACAAACTTGTTATACCTTTTTATATACCTTCTACCATTTACATTTAGGTATAATAGGTGGGTTGAAAAGACTCTAAAATACTTATATGTAATAACTAACAGCATTGCTATTGGTGCAAATCTGGCCGATATAATATATTTCCGATTTACACTTCGTAGAACTACATCGACACTTTTCTCGGAGTTCAAACATGAATCGAATTTTGGGTCGCTCATCCCAAAATTTATTGCCGATTACTGGTATATTTTCCTAATTTGGGTTGCTCTTACCGCAGTGCTAGTAATATTTTATGGGAAGGTTAAACCGATTAAGAAGGGAAAGGGTTCCCAGTATCATTTTGTATATGGATTAAATGGTTTAGTGTTGATGCTTTTATTCGCCACGCTAATGGTTGGAGGTATGCGGGGCGGTTTTAGACACAGCACACGTCCCATTACTCTTAGTAACGCAGGTCAGTATGTTAGTGAACCCCTTGAAGCTGCTATAGTACTTAATACACCTTTTGCCATTTACAGGACACTTGGGAAAAAATCGCTTCATAAGGTCGATTTTTATAGCTCTAAAGAAGAGTTGAACTCAATTTACACACCTGTTCATCACCCACAAACAGCCGACTCGCTTAAGCGAATGAATGTGGTGATTTTTATTTTAGAAAGTTTTGGTAGAGAGTATATTGGTGCTTATAATACACATTTAAGAGATAGCCTAGGATATAAGGGATTTACACCCTTCTTAGATTCCCTCATCAATCATTCATTATGGTACCGTTACGCTTTTGGAAATGGGCGCAAATCAATTGATGGTATGCCCTCGGTACTGGCAAGTATTCCTATGTTTGTAGAGCCATACTTTCTAACAAGCTACTCAACAAATAAGATAAATAGCATTGCATCGCTTCTGCGAAGCGAAGGTTACCATACAGCCTACTTCCATGGCGCACCGAATGGTTCAATGGGGTTTCAAGCCTTTGCCAATGTGGCAGGATTTGAGGAGTACTATGGTATGACGGAGTACAATAACCCCGACGATTTTGATGGGATGTGGGGTATTTGGGACGAGGAGTTTTTCCAATTCTTTGCCAAAACAATTAATGGTTTCAAACAGCCATTCTGTGCTGCCTTGTTCTCAGTTTCTTCGCACCACCCCTTTAAAATACCTGAGCGGTACCAGGGTAAGTTCCCAAAAGGAACGCTGCCAATTCATCAATGTATTGCATATACCGACTATTCTTTGAAGCGATTTTTTCAGACAGCCTCAAAGATGGATTGGTTTAAAAACACGCTTTTTGTGATTACCGCCGACCATCCAAACCAGTCGCAGTTTAAGGAGTACCAGTCGAGTGCTGGTGCATTTTCGGTACCATTGCTCTTTTACACACCTAATGGTTCTTTAGTTGGGCGAAAAGATGAGCTTGCCCAGCAAATCGATATCATGCCATCGGTTCTTGGGTATCTGAACTATAATAAACCATTTGTGGCTTTTGGACGGAACCTGTTCGATAAGGAATCAAAACCTTTTGTAGTTAACTACACCAACAATAGCTATCAGCTATTAATGGACGATTATGTTATGGTTTTTGACGGAAACCAAACCAAGGGTTTGTATAGCTACAAATCGGATATTCTAATGAAGGAGAATTTAAAAGATAAACTTCCCGATGTTGTAGAAAAGATGGAGCATTTCCTTAAGGCTGTAATTCAGCAGTATAACAGTAGGATGATTGAAGATAAGCTAACTCAAGTAGATTAG
- a CDS encoding Rieske (2Fe-2S) protein, translating into MQTKILQYLLLATIITGLTTCDDGLDDIIPEVPVKIEFNLKEPAYQNLNVVMGAVKINNVGYNNNGVIVFRLSDEEILAFDATCPKHIDINASVNLDANGSGTATCPHCGTVYYLVNYGYPKDGYPLKQYKVVKNGDFVGIYN; encoded by the coding sequence ATGCAAACAAAGATACTCCAATATTTACTTTTAGCAACAATCATAACAGGTTTAACCACCTGCGACGATGGCTTAGATGATATTATCCCCGAAGTTCCTGTAAAAATTGAGTTTAACTTAAAAGAGCCCGCCTACCAAAACTTAAATGTTGTAATGGGTGCTGTGAAAATTAATAATGTAGGGTACAACAACAATGGTGTAATTGTGTTCAGATTAAGCGACGAAGAAATACTTGCCTTTGATGCAACCTGCCCTAAGCACATAGATATTAACGCATCGGTAAACCTCGATGCAAACGGTTCGGGTACGGCTACCTGTCCGCATTGCGGAACGGTTTACTACCTGGTTAATTACGGCTATCCAAAGGATGGTTATCCTTTAAAACAGTATAAGGTTGTTAAAAACGGCGATTTTGTTGGAATATATAACTAA
- the greA gene encoding transcription elongation factor GreA, producing MSKVNYLTEEGLQKLRKELEHLKSVERPAISKMIAEARDKGDLSENAEYDAAKEAQGLLELRISKLEDLIANARIIDESKIDTSTVQVLNKVKIKNLKNNAVMEYTLVPESEANLKENKLSISTPIAKALIGKKVGEIVEVQVPSGLIKFEILNISI from the coding sequence ATGAGTAAAGTAAACTATTTAACCGAAGAAGGGCTACAAAAGCTGCGCAAAGAGTTAGAGCATCTGAAGTCAGTTGAGCGCCCAGCAATCTCAAAAATGATTGCTGAAGCACGCGATAAAGGCGATTTATCGGAAAATGCAGAGTATGATGCAGCCAAAGAGGCTCAGGGTTTACTTGAACTACGCATATCAAAGCTAGAGGACCTAATTGCCAATGCACGAATAATCGATGAATCAAAAATTGATACAAGTACGGTGCAGGTACTTAATAAGGTGAAGATTAAGAACCTTAAAAATAACGCCGTAATGGAGTACACCCTGGTCCCAGAGTCGGAAGCTAATCTTAAAGAAAACAAGTTATCTATTTCCACTCCTATTGCCAAGGCGCTTATTGGTAAAAAGGTAGGTGAAATTGTTGAAGTTCAAGTACCATCTGGCTTAATTAAATTTGAGATACTCAATATTTCAATCTAA
- a CDS encoding HIT family protein produces MATIFSRIVKGEIPSYKVAEDERFYAFLDINPLAKGHTLVIPKVEVDYLFDLDPDTLSGLTLFAQRVAKAIEKVVPCKRIGVAVLGLEVPHAHIHLVPLNKESDIDFRKPKLNLTSEEFQEIAKKIAAEFK; encoded by the coding sequence ATGGCTACTATCTTTAGTCGAATTGTTAAGGGAGAGATTCCTTCGTATAAGGTTGCCGAAGACGAAAGGTTTTATGCTTTCCTCGATATTAATCCATTGGCTAAAGGGCATACGTTGGTAATCCCTAAGGTTGAGGTTGACTATCTTTTTGACCTCGACCCTGATACTTTGTCTGGACTCACGCTCTTTGCCCAACGTGTTGCTAAAGCCATTGAAAAGGTTGTGCCTTGTAAACGAATTGGTGTCGCAGTACTTGGTCTAGAGGTGCCACATGCACATATTCATCTCGTTCCTTTGAATAAAGAATCCGACATCGATTTTAGGAAACCCAAATTGAATCTTACCAGCGAAGAGTTCCAAGAGATAGCAAAAAAAATTGCTGCTGAGTTTAAGTAA
- the mnhG gene encoding monovalent cation/H(+) antiporter subunit G: MINEIVTSLLIAIGSLFMFVASIGILKFPDFYSRMSAITKASTLGLGMVLLGISIHFDQVGVFAKAFIIITFLLLTNPVGAHAISRAAYKQRIKQSGFTIIDELNTLHNKVEQLEQQWSTSKADINIAEELINEIVKLPASHGGSFSRAIEIAEEVASIQPAVGHRLLGTTYAKMGRFDKAESLLKTACIECNYSSQATLALTDFYVQNNLPTRAIAVLEEALKHHPNSYEYLMRVILIAFDSGTSNKFAIECCNRIIEMSQEAPADYLLQASSYKRYFVERSSGK, from the coding sequence ATGATAAACGAGATAGTTACATCGCTACTAATTGCAATAGGTTCGCTATTCATGTTTGTTGCATCAATAGGTATACTTAAGTTTCCAGATTTTTACTCGCGCATGTCGGCCATAACAAAGGCATCGACATTAGGACTAGGAATGGTTCTACTTGGTATATCAATACACTTTGACCAAGTTGGAGTTTTTGCCAAAGCTTTCATTATTATTACCTTCCTTTTGCTAACCAACCCTGTAGGGGCTCACGCCATTTCAAGAGCAGCATATAAGCAGAGAATAAAGCAAAGCGGTTTTACCATTATTGATGAGCTGAACACGTTGCACAATAAAGTAGAACAGCTTGAACAGCAATGGAGCACAAGTAAAGCTGATATCAATATTGCAGAAGAGCTAATCAATGAAATAGTAAAACTCCCCGCTTCGCATGGTGGTAGCTTTAGTCGAGCTATTGAAATTGCTGAGGAAGTTGCATCGATTCAGCCTGCTGTAGGACATAGATTATTGGGAACAACTTATGCAAAAATGGGCCGTTTTGATAAAGCAGAATCGTTACTCAAAACCGCTTGCATCGAATGCAATTATAGCTCCCAAGCCACTTTGGCCTTAACCGATTTTTATGTACAAAACAATCTTCCTACTAGGGCAATAGCTGTGCTTGAGGAAGCACTCAAACATCACCCTAATAGCTACGAGTACCTTATGCGTGTAATCCTAATTGCTTTTGATTCAGGCACAAGCAATAAGTTTGCAATTGAATGCTGTAACCGTATTATTGAGATGAGCCAAGAGGCTCCTGCCGATTACCTCTTACAAGCTTCCAGCTATAAGAGATATTTTGTTGAACGAAGTAGCGGTAAATAA
- a CDS encoding monovalent cation/H+ antiporter complex subunit F, whose protein sequence is MVNIVLKISMILIGLSMLLVVIRFLRGPSLPDRVTAFDLFTTLVIASIAMFSLIWENVNFLDVAVVLSLIAFLGAMSFAYYIFKRKE, encoded by the coding sequence ATGGTAAATATTGTGCTTAAAATATCAATGATTCTAATTGGGCTCTCAATGCTTCTTGTGGTTATTCGTTTTCTACGAGGTCCATCGCTTCCCGATAGGGTTACAGCCTTCGATTTATTCACAACACTTGTTATTGCATCTATTGCCATGTTCTCATTAATATGGGAAAATGTAAACTTTTTGGATGTTGCTGTAGTGCTTTCGTTAATAGCATTTCTAGGAGCAATGTCGTTTGCGTATTACATTTTTAAAAGAAAGGAATAA
- a CDS encoding Na+/H+ antiporter subunit E has translation MRIIFRLILVSTILTVGYLFYIDFSLVAHWVLVIFFSILFSLWLLTFFFSRKTFFQGIYFAEFVLYFAREMLTATFQIVREVLTRKTHIKAGIIALPLDLKDDLEITILASLISLTPGTLSIEVSEDKSLLFIHAMYIPNGDTDRIKSQIKNGFERRVQRIFN, from the coding sequence ATGAGAATAATATTCAGATTAATATTAGTATCGACAATACTTACAGTAGGATATTTATTCTACATTGATTTTTCGCTTGTTGCACATTGGGTTTTGGTAATTTTCTTTTCAATTCTCTTTTCCTTGTGGCTTTTAACCTTTTTCTTTAGCCGGAAAACTTTCTTTCAAGGTATATATTTTGCTGAGTTTGTACTATACTTTGCAAGAGAGATGTTAACGGCTACCTTTCAGATTGTGCGAGAGGTGCTGACCAGAAAAACTCATATCAAAGCTGGGATTATTGCCCTACCTTTAGATTTAAAAGATGACCTTGAGATTACCATCCTTGCCTCGCTTATCTCATTAACACCTGGTACCTTAAGCATAGAGGTTTCAGAAGACAAGTCGCTACTTTTTATACATGCCATGTACATTCCCAATGGCGATACCGATAGAATTAAGTCGCAAATAAAGAATGGTTTTGAAAGACGAGTTCAACGAATTTTTAACTAA
- a CDS encoding proton-conducting transporter transmembrane domain-containing protein, with protein sequence MQNIALVTVLFTPLATAILMFSAWGRKKLQVSIGAISTLLQLIAAITLFQKDNAIGIEIVNVGSWPTGFGIMLVADRMSTIYLLLSSFMSVVAFWYAVSFIKSKTSISIFFPVYFFLVFGLTGTFLAGDIFNLYVWFEVMLVSSFVLFTIGADKQQLEGSLKYVAINVLSSTLFLIGIGLLYGLTGHLNMAMIGKALPLVTDQLLVNTTAVFFFISFGIKAAIFPLFFWLPASYHTAPIGFTALIVALLTKVGIYSMTRFFTVIYPLEDTFLQIIMLVLAALTMVIGVLGAAAQVDFRKILSFHIVSQIGYMLMGLAIFTPLAIAGSLFFVIHNVLVKTNLFFVAGTVNRNFGSYKLKELGGVLRQSPWLALFFAISAFALTGIPPLTGFWGKYLLAWSGFQEGSTLVVTVTTISLLVSLLTLFSMTKIWNEVFWKPSPNGSQNEKFDLIKLIKLQPGMMLSIIAITLVVLVISFSPNSVIEWSMKASNFLVDNQSYIESVLNHIN encoded by the coding sequence ATGCAAAATATTGCTTTAGTTACAGTTCTATTTACCCCTCTTGCAACAGCAATCCTAATGTTCTCGGCATGGGGTAGGAAAAAATTACAGGTAAGTATTGGCGCGATATCAACTTTATTGCAACTGATTGCTGCAATAACGCTATTCCAAAAGGATAATGCCATAGGCATTGAGATTGTGAATGTAGGAAGTTGGCCTACCGGTTTTGGCATTATGTTAGTAGCCGACCGTATGTCTACAATTTACCTGCTCCTTAGCTCTTTCATGTCGGTGGTAGCATTTTGGTATGCCGTTTCATTCATTAAATCTAAAACATCCATTTCAATATTCTTTCCAGTTTATTTTTTCCTTGTTTTTGGGCTAACAGGAACATTCCTTGCGGGTGATATTTTCAACCTATACGTTTGGTTCGAGGTTATGCTGGTTTCGTCGTTTGTACTATTTACAATTGGTGCAGACAAGCAGCAACTTGAGGGGTCGCTAAAATACGTAGCAATTAATGTCCTGAGCTCAACACTATTCCTTATTGGGATAGGATTGCTGTACGGTTTAACCGGACATCTAAATATGGCCATGATAGGAAAAGCACTCCCCTTAGTTACAGACCAGCTGCTAGTAAATACAACTGCTGTTTTCTTTTTTATTAGCTTTGGTATTAAAGCGGCTATCTTTCCTTTATTCTTTTGGCTTCCCGCATCATATCACACTGCACCAATTGGTTTTACCGCACTTATTGTTGCTTTGCTTACCAAGGTTGGCATATATTCTATGACACGGTTCTTCACGGTTATCTACCCTCTTGAAGATACATTTTTACAGATAATCATGCTTGTGCTTGCAGCACTAACCATGGTAATTGGTGTACTTGGTGCAGCTGCTCAGGTGGATTTCAGAAAAATTCTTTCCTTTCATATCGTATCACAGATTGGCTATATGCTAATGGGGCTAGCTATTTTTACCCCATTGGCTATTGCTGGCTCGCTTTTTTTCGTGATTCATAATGTGCTTGTTAAAACAAACCTGTTTTTTGTTGCGGGCACCGTAAACCGAAACTTTGGTAGCTATAAGCTAAAAGAGCTTGGAGGTGTTCTTAGGCAATCGCCTTGGCTTGCCCTCTTTTTTGCGATATCGGCATTTGCCCTTACTGGCATCCCACCATTAACTGGCTTTTGGGGTAAATATCTGCTTGCCTGGAGCGGGTTCCAAGAAGGGAGCACGCTCGTAGTAACAGTTACTACCATTTCACTACTTGTTAGCTTACTTACACTCTTTTCAATGACCAAGATTTGGAATGAGGTGTTCTGGAAGCCATCGCCTAATGGCAGCCAAAATGAAAAGTTTGATTTAATCAAACTTATTAAATTGCAACCTGGAATGATGCTTAGCATTATTGCAATTACATTGGTAGTTCTAGTAATTAGCTTTTCCCCAAACTCAGTAATTGAATGGAGCATGAAAGCCTCTAACTTTTTAGTAGATAATCAGAGCTATATTGAAAGCGTGTTAAACCATATTAATTAA
- a CDS encoding Na+/H+ antiporter subunit C — protein MEIVLTILTGILFAAGLYLMFQKGMVKLIIGIMMLSYATNLFIFLISRLNRGVPAIINKTENVLSPPFADPIPQALILTAIVIGFGIQAFAIVLIRRVYKVTGTSDMDKLNSSEKID, from the coding sequence ATGGAAATAGTTCTTACAATACTTACGGGAATACTATTTGCTGCTGGGCTCTACCTAATGTTTCAAAAAGGCATGGTAAAACTCATTATAGGTATTATGATGCTTAGCTACGCCACGAACCTTTTCATTTTCTTAATAAGCAGGCTTAATCGTGGTGTTCCTGCTATAATAAACAAAACAGAGAATGTGTTATCGCCACCTTTTGCCGACCCAATACCCCAAGCACTTATACTAACAGCTATTGTGATTGGTTTTGGTATTCAAGCATTTGCCATTGTGCTTATCCGAAGGGTTTACAAAGTTACAGGAACTTCGGATATGGATAAGTTGAACTCATCAGAAAAAATTGATTAA
- a CDS encoding MnhB domain-containing protein, with amino-acid sequence MRTVILKTSVKLLTPLFILFSLFLLFRGHNAAGGGFIGGLLAAIGLFMRAMVLGVNNTIAKYRIRPMGIIAIGLTIALISLIIPLLLGHPLMTGVWLKFSVPLIGKLGTPLMFDIGVYALVIGVVLNITFILSKN; translated from the coding sequence ATGCGAACGGTTATTCTTAAAACATCGGTCAAACTACTAACACCTCTATTCATATTGTTCTCGCTATTTCTACTATTTAGAGGCCATAATGCTGCTGGAGGCGGTTTTATAGGCGGCCTGCTTGCAGCAATAGGTTTGTTTATGAGAGCAATGGTTCTTGGTGTAAACAATACCATTGCTAAGTATAGGATTCGCCCAATGGGAATTATAGCGATAGGGCTAACTATAGCCCTCATTAGCCTTATAATCCCTCTTCTTCTAGGACACCCTCTTATGACAGGTGTTTGGCTAAAGTTTTCGGTTCCATTAATAGGCAAGCTAGGCACACCTTTAATGTTTGACATAGGTGTTTACGCTTTGGTTATTGGTGTGGTGTTAAACATAACGTTTATTCTTTCAAAAAATTAG